The proteins below come from a single Oxobacter pfennigii genomic window:
- a CDS encoding FeoB-associated Cys-rich membrane protein, with protein MSGVDYIVIAVCAAFIGLGIYKIRKDKKRGVKCPGCGECGGECLDK; from the coding sequence ATGAGTGGAGTAGATTATATCGTTATTGCTGTATGTGCCGCATTTATTGGTTTAGGCATATACAAAATCAGAAAGGATAAAAAAAGAGGTGTAAAGTGCCCCGGATGCGGAGAATGCGGCGGCGAATGCCTCGATAAATAA
- a CDS encoding TetR/AcrR family transcriptional regulator: protein MSDKKDIIYKCGKEIFEKKGFKDTNVAEIMKQAGMATGTFYNYYASKDKLFMEIYNDENVKLKSSIMASLDIEANPILVVREMMMKNLQGMMENPILREWYNRDVFQKLEQSFREENGAGQVDFLYNSFVEVIRKWQIHGKMRSDIDAEMIMAIFGALVNVETHKAEIGLKYFPEVIEYLAEFTMKGLMNN from the coding sequence TTGAGTGATAAAAAAGATATAATTTATAAATGCGGTAAAGAGATATTTGAGAAAAAGGGCTTTAAAGATACAAATGTGGCTGAGATAATGAAGCAGGCTGGTATGGCCACAGGAACATTCTACAATTACTATGCTTCGAAGGATAAACTTTTCATGGAGATATATAACGACGAAAATGTAAAGCTTAAAAGCAGCATAATGGCATCACTGGATATAGAAGCAAACCCCATACTTGTTGTCCGGGAGATGATGATGAAAAACCTTCAAGGGATGATGGAAAACCCCATATTGCGAGAATGGTATAACAGAGATGTTTTTCAGAAGCTTGAACAAAGCTTCCGTGAGGAAAACGGTGCCGGTCAGGTGGATTTTCTTTATAATAGCTTTGTCGAGGTCATCAGAAAATGGCAGATTCATGGGAAGATGCGTTCTGATATCGATGCAGAGATGATTATGGCCATATTCGGAGCACTGGTAAATGTTGAAACACACAAGGCAGAAATAGGACTTAAATATTTTCCTGAAGTGATTGAATATCTTGCAGAATTTACAATGAAAGGATTAATGAATAATTAG
- a CDS encoding flavodoxin domain-containing protein, producing the protein MKNVSVVYATKTQHSRKIAEAIGKELGTETKKISGSSQPEKTDLLFLVGGIYGGKCNPELLSYAEKLTSSLVNKAVLVTSSVSTSLRSQSDIRKVLLEKGIDIIDEITCTGGFLFINFTHPDKKDIQTIANAAKVISEKAVIK; encoded by the coding sequence ATGAAGAATGTGTCTGTTGTATATGCAACAAAAACACAGCACTCGCGAAAAATTGCGGAGGCCATAGGGAAGGAGCTTGGCACTGAAACGAAAAAAATATCAGGAAGTTCACAGCCTGAAAAAACAGATCTGCTTTTTCTTGTAGGAGGTATTTATGGAGGCAAGTGCAATCCCGAACTTTTATCCTATGCCGAAAAGCTTACCTCTTCCCTTGTTAATAAGGCGGTGCTTGTGACATCCAGTGTATCGACAAGTCTTAGAAGTCAGAGTGATATACGCAAGGTTCTTTTAGAAAAAGGCATTGATATTATAGACGAGATAACCTGTACCGGAGGGTTTCTTTTTATAAATTTTACCCATCCTGATAAGAAGGATATTCAAACTATTGCAAATGCTGCAAAAGTTATATCGGAGAAAGCAGTGATAAAATGA